Proteins from a genomic interval of Neovison vison isolate M4711 chromosome 4, ASM_NN_V1, whole genome shotgun sequence:
- the LOC122905315 gene encoding bromodomain-containing protein 4-like, producing MGQTVTTPLSLTLSHWSDVRDRANNQSVEIRKKKWVTLCSSEWPTFNVGWPRDGTFNLDIISQVEAKVFSPGPHGHPDQVPYIVTWRALASDPPLWIQPFVPLPKPCSSPITPTAPPPLREQLSHPQPTPPPPTPTSSSLYPALTPLQDKSPKPPKPAPVLPPDTGSPLIDLLTEEPPPYPEAATEEREPSSLASPIAGRLRDRRVQPLSQASQAFPLREGPNGRPQYWPFTASDLYNWKQHNPPFSKDPVALTNLIESILVTHQPTWDDCQQLLQTLLTSEEKQRVLLEARKNVPGDDGRPTQLPNEIDTAFPLTRPNWDFATPAGREHFRLYRQLLIAGLRAAVRWPTNLAQVKQVIQGKEETPSAFLERLKEAYRMYTPYDPDDEGQATSVSMSFIWQSSPDIRSKLQRLEGLQGYTLSDLLKEAEKVFNKRETPEEKEERMWLRMKEAQDERDKKRSKELTKVLATVVTQGQNREGVRLGERERRGTKLDKDQCAYCKERGHWARECPRNPKNLRGPPTPKPLTSLLTLED from the coding sequence ATGGGACAGACAGTGACTACCCCCTTAAGTCTGACCCTAAGCCACTGGAGCGACGTCCGGGACCGGGCAAACAACCAGTCGGTGGAAATACGGAAAAAGAAATGGGTCACCCTCTGTTCCTCCGAATGGCCCACTTTCAATGTAGGATGGCCACGCGATGGCACCTTTAACCTCGATATTATTTCTCAGGTGGAAGCCAAAGTTTTCAGCCCCGGGCCCCATGGACACCCCGATCAGGTGCCCTACATTGTCACCTGGAGGGCTCTAGCTTCAGACCCCCCACTTTGGATCCAGCCCTTTGTTCCCCTTCCTAAACCCTGCTCTTCCCCTAtcacccccaccgccccgcctCCCCTAAGAGAGCAATTGTCCCATCCCCAACCCACTCCTCCTCCACCCActcctacttcctcttctctttacccCGCCCTCACCCCGCTCCAAGACAAGTCCCCAAAACCCCCCAAGCCTGCTCCCGTTTTGCCTCCAGACACGGGGTCCCCTCTTATCGACCTGTTAACAGAAGAACCTCCTCCATACCCGGAGGCTGCAACAGAAGAGCGAGAGCCTAGTTCTCTGGCGTCACCCATTGCGGGGCGCCTTAGGGATCGACGTGTGCAGCCTCTGAGCCAAGCCTCCCAGGCTTTCCCCTTGAGGGAGGGTCCAAATGGTCGGCCACAGTATTGGCCCTTTACCGCTTCCGACCTTTATAACTGGAAGCAGCATAACCCCCCCTTCTCTAAGGACCCCGTCGCCCTGACTAACTTGATTGAATCTATTCTAGTTACCCATCAACCCACTTGGGATGATTGTCAGCAGCTGTTGCAGACTCTGCTGACCTCGGAGGAAAAACAGAGAGTCCTCCTGGAAGCCCGAAAGAACGTACCGGGCGATGATGGGCGACCAACCCAGTTGCCCAATGAGATCGACACAGCCTTTCCCTTAACCCGCCCAAATTGGGATTTCGCCACACCTGCAGGTAGGGAGCACTTTCGTCTCTATCGCCAGTTGCTCATAGCGGGTCTCCGAGCAGCCGTGAGATGGCCCActaatttggctcaggttaagcaagtaatacaggggaaggaagaaacacCTTCTGCCTTTCTAGAAAGACTTAAGGAGGCTTATAGAATGTACACCCCGTATGACCCTGATGATGAAGGGCAAGCAACTAGTGTATCAATGTCCTTTATCTGGCAGTCAAGCCCTGACATTAGGAGCAAATTACAGAGATTAGAAGGGCTACAGGGGTATACGCTGTCTGACTTattaaaagaggcagaaaaggtgttcaataagagagaaactccagaagagaaagaggagagaatgtggttAAGAATGAAAGAGGCACAGGACGAGAGAGACAAGAAGCGGAGCAAGGAATTGACTAAGGTATTGGCCACCGTAGTCACTCAGGGACAGAACAGAGAGGGAGTCAGACTGGGAGAGCGAGAACGAAGAGGGaccaaactagacaaagaccaGTGTGCCtattgtaaggaaagaggacactgggcACGAGAGtgtcccaggaaccccaagaatcTCAGAGGACCCCCGACGCCCAAACCACTGACTTCCCTACTGACGTTGGAAGACTAG